GAGGTGGGATAAAATGAGATTAAGAGAGTTATTAATGGAAGAGGGAAAAAATATTATAAGTATGATAATTGAGAGTGAGGATATGACATATTCGAGCTCAAATATCTCAAAACTAGATTTAATTCCTGTCGGAGTAGGAAATTACACACTTGTTTTAAATGAGGTTATATTTGATTTTTCTGACGAGGATTTAGATAAAGAGGGAATTTTAAAAAATGGGATCCTATATTTTGAGCTAGAGAAAGCGAAGATAGAAGTTGGGATGAGATAAAATTGAAGAGGACTTTGGCAAATGAGCTAAAGTCCTCTTATTTTTAAATGATTATAAAGCTTTTAGATAATTGTAGAGTTCAGATAAAGATAAATTAAGAAATTCATCTTCTTTTGTTTCTAAAAGTTCAAATAAATTAAATAAAAAGTTATGATAAATATTTTTTTTATTTGTACAAAAACAAATAATTAAACTACAATATTTCTCTTTAAAAAAAATAGGTTTTTTTAATTTTAAAAAACTAAATTTGGTACTAAACACATTATTTTCATTTAAATAATGTGGAAAGATAGTCCTATTTCCAATATAGATATTATTATTTTTATTTGAAATACTTTCTTTTATTAATGAATCTACATATGAATTTTCAATATATCTATGTTCAAGAAGAGGAGCAGTACAAAGTTTTATTCCTTCTTCTATTGAACTAATTTCATCAACTTCATTGATCAAAAATGGTTCAATAAATTTTTCTTTATTATCTAAGGGCTTTTCATAAAAAAAAGGAGAGTAGTTATCTTTGAGAAAGATTTTTAATTTTTCGATTTCTAAATTATCACAAAATTTTTCAAGTTCATAAATAAATTCTTCAGTATTTATCATAGAAATATCAAATGAAAAATTTTTCAAGTTTTCTATGTCAGCTTTAGTTAATATAGGGCTAACTTTGACAATTGGAGTTTTGTCATTTCTCTCTTCTAGATCAATTGTTGTAATTATTAAGTCAAACTGACTATTAATATTCTGGTATTCTTGTAATGAATAAGTTTGAATACAATTAATTTTAAATAATTCTTTTAATCTCATTTTTAAAAAACTAGATGTACTAATACCAAAATTACAAACTATAGCAATGTTTTTGATTTTTTTATTTATTAAAGTTCTTTGAATAGCTCTTTCAAATAATAATACTACAAAGGCAATTTCATCTTCAGAGATTTTTAAATTTAAGTTTTTTTCAAAATTAAGAAAAATATTTTTACAGATTTCAAAAGAATCACTATAATCATGTTTAATTTCTCTCAATATAGAATTACCTAATGTAATATTCTTTAAACTTCTGTAAAGTAAGGGTTTTAAATGGTTTAATAATTCGTGGTATAAAATTTTATCTCCAGTTAATGTAATATTTTTTAAATTTGAATACTCTAAAATAATCTTATAAGTTTCAATTTCAATATTTAGCCAATTTTTAAAAATATTTAATGGATTTTTTATATTATAAGATGTACCAATTAAAAAATCACAAAGCCATAATTTATCATCTAAATTTAGATTGGGAAAATTTTTATCTATAATTGTAAATTCAGAAGAATATTTAAAAAAATTTATATTTTCTCTATATTGTAATCTTGGTTTGTAAAATTTTAAAAGACAAATAAAAATAATAAATAAATTAAAAGCTTCATCAGAGGTATAAACATTATCTCTAATATTCATTAAAGAAGTACTATTAATTTTAAATATTTTATTAGGATTTAAATATTCAAAAAAATAGGAATAGAAAAAAGATTTTTTTCTTGGTTTAAACTTTCCATTTTTAAAAATAATATATTTATTTAAAAATGAAACCATAAAAAAAATAAAATCAATATCTGTATATTTAAAATAATATTCTAAATTTTCATTTTGAAGTAGATATATTTTATTTTCTTTTAATATACTCTGTAATAATTTAATATCTGTTTTTAAAGTAGGTTTAGAAACTTCTAATTTTTTACTAAATAATGCTATATTTATATTTTCTTTAAAAATTAAAGAAAAAAGTATAAATAATGCAATTCTTTCATTTGTAGAAAATGAATAGTAAATTTTGTTAATATCATTAAAAACAATTTCGAGAGGTATATGGATACCATTCCAACTTATATTTTGTTTATTTATTAAAATTTGATATTCATTTTTTAATTCAAAATTTAATTCTTCTATTTGGTAACGTATATTTCTTTCAGAAGTATTTAAAAATATAGATAGATCATTTAAAGTGTTTAATTTTTCTAAAGATAGAAGTAATTCAAAATGTTTTTTATTTAAACTCATAGTTTTCACCTTAAAAAAATATTTAATTTATTATATCATTTTTTATGAGAAGATGCTTCTAAAATTTATTTCAAAATATAATGAAAATAATTTATTCTTTTTGTTTTGAAAAAAAATATTTCGTTTTAAAATGAAGTGTTATTTATCTTGAAAAAAACAAAAAAACTGGTAAAATTTGTGTATAGAATAAAAAGAGGTGATAAAAATGGAAAAGATTCTAAGTGAAGAAAATATTTTTTTAGAAATTGAAGCTAAAACAAAAGATGAGTTGCTAGAGTTACTTGCTGAAAAGTTAAACAAAGCAGGAAAATTGATAAACAAATCAACCTTTATCAAAGATATATATATTAGAGAGAATGAAGGTATTACAGGAATTGAAAATGGATTAGCATTACCACATGGTAAATCAGAAGGAGTAAAAGAAACAACTATTGTAGTAGCAAAATTGAAAAAAGCAATTGAATGGGAAACTTTAGATAATTCAAAAGTTGATCTAGTTGTTTTATTTGCTGTTAGGTTAGAAGATAAAAATGAATTGCATTTAAAATTATTGGCTAAAATAGCTGGAAATTTATCAGAAGAAGAAAATATAAATAGGATAAAAGAAATAAATGATAAAAAAGAAATTATAAAAATTTTAGAAAAGGAGTGGTAATTATGAAAATTGTTGGAGTTTGTGCATGTACAGCTGGATTAGCTCATACTTTTATGGCTCAAAAGAAATTATTAAGCGTTGGTAAAGAAAGGGGACATCTTGTTAGTATTGAAACCCAAGGATCAATGGGGGTTGAGAATGAACTTTCTCCAGAAGAAATAAAAAATGCTGATTTTGTAATATTAGCTACAGATATAAAAATTGGTACTGAGAGATTTAAAGGTAAGAAAGTTATAAAAATTCCTACTAATGTAGCAATAAAAGGAACAGTAAAGTTATATGAAAAATTGGAGGAAAATATAGATAAGTAAGAGGTGAAAGATTATGATAAAAAATTTACAAATAAAAAAACATTTATTAACAGGAATATCATTTATGTTACCGCTAGTTGTAGCAGCAGGATTATGTATAGCAATAGGTCAAATTATACCTAGGTTTGGAATAGAAACCAAAATTAGTGAAGTTCTTGTGAATTTAGGTGTTTATGGTATGAATTTATTAGTACCTGTATTTTGTGCCTCTATAGCATATTCAATAGCAGATAAGCCTGGAATAGCTCCAGGATTAGTTTTAGGATATTTAGCGAATGAAATAAAAGCTGGATTTTTAGGAGGAATATTATTTGGATTTGTTGTTGGATTTGTGGTACTTTGGTTAAAGAAAAATATAAAAGTTCCTAAATCAATGGAAGGATTAGTTCCAGTAATGTTATTGCCATTACTATCAATAATTATTTGTGGTTTAGGTGCATATTTTATTGTAGGTGTTCCCATAGTAGCATTACAAAATTTTCTTTTAGATTTTTTAGTTAATTTGGACGGTAAGGGAAAATTTCTTACAGGAGCAATATTAGGGGGAATGGTAGGATTTGATTTTGGAGGACCAGTGAATAAAACTGCTTCTATTTTTGTTGATGGGCTTTTATTAAATGGAATATATGGTCCAGAAGCAGTTAAAGTAATGGTGGCAATGGTTCCACCATTAGGATTAGGA
Above is a genomic segment from Candidatus Fusobacterium pullicola containing:
- a CDS encoding PTS fructose transporter subunit IIC gives rise to the protein MKNLQIKKHLLTGISFMLPLVVAAGLCIAIGQIIPRFGIETKISEVLVNLGVYGMNLLVPVFCASIAYSIADKPGIAPGLVLGYLANEIKAGFLGGILFGFVVGFVVLWLKKNIKVPKSMEGLVPVMLLPLLSIIICGLGAYFIVGVPIVALQNFLLDFLVNLDGKGKFLTGAILGGMVGFDFGGPVNKTASIFVDGLLLNGIYGPEAVKVMVAMVPPLGLGLSVLLTKNKYTKAEIEGAKVAFPMGLCMITEGVIPIAARDPIRVIAASTISGMIAGGLSMLWNVGSSIPSGGVFIIPFVQNPLGFIAALIIGSCVMAAILSITKKVPTPEEEEGELIMEEDMNLDDFEIESL
- a CDS encoding PRD domain-containing protein; translation: MSLNKKHFELLLSLEKLNTLNDLSIFLNTSERNIRYQIEELNFELKNEYQILINKQNISWNGIHIPLEIVFNDINKIYYSFSTNERIALFILFSLIFKENINIALFSKKLEVSKPTLKTDIKLLQSILKENKIYLLQNENLEYYFKYTDIDFIFFMVSFLNKYIIFKNGKFKPRKKSFFYSYFFEYLNPNKIFKINSTSLMNIRDNVYTSDEAFNLFIIFICLLKFYKPRLQYRENINFFKYSSEFTIIDKNFPNLNLDDKLWLCDFLIGTSYNIKNPLNIFKNWLNIEIETYKIILEYSNLKNITLTGDKILYHELLNHLKPLLYRSLKNITLGNSILREIKHDYSDSFEICKNIFLNFEKNLNLKISEDEIAFVVLLFERAIQRTLINKKIKNIAIVCNFGISTSSFLKMRLKELFKINCIQTYSLQEYQNINSQFDLIITTIDLEERNDKTPIVKVSPILTKADIENLKNFSFDISMINTEEFIYELEKFCDNLEIEKLKIFLKDNYSPFFYEKPLDNKEKFIEPFLINEVDEISSIEEGIKLCTAPLLEHRYIENSYVDSLIKESISNKNNNIYIGNRTIFPHYLNENNVFSTKFSFLKLKKPIFFKEKYCSLIICFCTNKKNIYHNFLFNLFELLETKEDEFLNLSLSELYNYLKAL
- a CDS encoding PTS sugar transporter subunit IIA, yielding MEKILSEENIFLEIEAKTKDELLELLAEKLNKAGKLINKSTFIKDIYIRENEGITGIENGLALPHGKSEGVKETTIVVAKLKKAIEWETLDNSKVDLVVLFAVRLEDKNELHLKLLAKIAGNLSEEENINRIKEINDKKEIIKILEKEW
- a CDS encoding fructose PTS transporter subunit IIB, encoding MKIVGVCACTAGLAHTFMAQKKLLSVGKERGHLVSIETQGSMGVENELSPEEIKNADFVILATDIKIGTERFKGKKVIKIPTNVAIKGTVKLYEKLEENIDK